A portion of the Homalodisca vitripennis isolate AUS2020 chromosome 2, UT_GWSS_2.1, whole genome shotgun sequence genome contains these proteins:
- the LOC124354329 gene encoding general odorant-binding protein 19d-like, with amino-acid sequence MRSFLVLALLIVAAAVVQGAVDIEKAIKLLNKCKKETGATENVEEMIKTKTIPTTPEGKCMILCAAREKGFVKDERINTKAISDFMEVEYANEPEKLEKAAETLQNVVPLTHLVLKNVTRPLPM; translated from the exons ATGAGATCCTTTTTAGTCCTTGCTCTGCTGATAGTCGCCGCGGCAGTGGTTCAG ggtGCAGTCGACATAGAGAAAGCTATCAAATTGCTAAACAAATGCAAAAAGGAAACCGGAGCTACAGAaa ATGTTGAAGAGATGATTAAAACCAAAACCATTCCTACCACTCCTGAAGGAAAA TGTATGATCCTGTGTGCTGCTCGAGAAAAAGGTTTT GTTAAAGATGAGAGGATAAATACGAAAGCTATATCCGACTTCATGGAGGTCGAGTACGCTAACGAACCTGAGAAACTGGAAAAGGCCGCTGAGACCTTGCAAAATGTAGTACCATTG ACACATCTGGTCTTGAAAAATGTGACAAGGCCGTTGCCTATGTGA